A single Mangifera indica cultivar Alphonso chromosome 20, CATAS_Mindica_2.1, whole genome shotgun sequence DNA region contains:
- the LOC123204664 gene encoding uncharacterized protein LOC123204664 translates to MAAKPLSAKAIALTEKKMDMTLDDIIKMSKNTAATKAKHQRRPLNKSQKIVNDAIQDKALKVRQYMGSRSSVRQGVLAQRRSNFQKNHFPLANEAARKAIVAPVQNRVFNGSMVANKMKRSRVGAMPVQRKAANGSFVAKKDNAVPKQQRLQTLDSLFANMKEQRMRVFAHQTNGSLQRQNNGGVQHNREGRPRLPWARGRLGN, encoded by the exons ATGGCTGCTAAACCTCTCTCTGCAAAGGCAATTGCCCTTACAGAAAAGAAAATGGACATGACTTTAG atgatataattaaaatgtcaaAGAACACTGCAGCAACTAAAGCTAAGCATCAGCGAAGGCCTCTG AACAAAAGTCAGAAAATTGTTAATGATGCTATTCAGGATAAGGCTTTAAAGGTTAGACAGTATATGGGCTCAAGATCCTCTGTGAGACAG GGTGTTCTTGCTCAGAGAAGGTCAAATTTCCAGAAAAACCATTTTCCACTTGCAAATGAGGCTGCAAGGAAAGCCATAGTGGCTCCTGTCCAAAATAGAGTTTTTAATGGTAGCATGGTggcaaataaaatgaaaagatcAAG GGTTGGAGCTATGCCAGTCCAGAGGAAAGCTGCAAATGGGAGTTTTGTTGCTAAG AAGGACAATGCAGTGCCTAAGCAGCAGAGGCTTCAAACACTGGATTCACTTTTTGCCAACATGAAGGAGCAGAGGATGAGGGTTTTTGCACATCAGACCAATGGCAGTCTTCAACGCCAGAACAACGGTGGTGTACAACATAACAGGGAAGGCCGGCCAAGGCTGCCTTGGGCAAGAGGCCGATTGGGCAACTAA